Proteins from a genomic interval of Luteibacter pinisoli:
- a CDS encoding type IV secretory system conjugative DNA transfer family protein: protein MSKTKGYWAVGVFVAALLSGELFAGWLTLLFLGPRDVALGFTTYIAHLRVLDVPQWAPYAWKIKTAGAVGFGIPLLCWFVVLVLLLRKKKQAMHGDARFARAGDLRKQKMLDPAPNGVLVGRFKGDLVRLPGQQFVILAAPTRSGKGVGVVIPNLLDYQESIVVLDIKQENFDLTSGWRASQGQEIYLFNPFAEDRRTHRWNPLSYVSKDPAFRVSDLMSISSMLYPDGSDDQKFWVSQARNAFMAFSLYLCEKWDHDEANGLPDMLRDKPTLGMIYRLSSGDGTDLRELYSALSQKPFLSANAKSAFANLLSQAAETFASILGTFKEPLNAWINPVLDAATSEDDFLLTDVRKKRMTIYIGIQPNKLAESRLIVNLFFSQLINLNTKELPQNNPALKHQCLLLMDEFTSIGKVEIIASAVSYMAGYNIRLLPIIQSMAQLDAVYGKDVSRTVITNHALQIVYAPREQQDANDYSEMLGYTTVTKKNVTKSKGGDTHSKTEEKRALMLPQELKAMGTDKEVFFYEGIPHPVMCEKIKYYQDKYFTSRLMNKAEVPKLAV from the coding sequence ATGAGTAAAACCAAGGGGTATTGGGCCGTTGGCGTGTTCGTGGCGGCCCTGTTGTCAGGCGAGCTGTTCGCGGGGTGGTTGACGCTACTGTTCCTGGGGCCGAGGGATGTCGCCCTCGGCTTCACCACGTACATTGCCCACCTGCGCGTGCTGGACGTGCCGCAGTGGGCGCCGTATGCATGGAAGATCAAGACCGCCGGCGCCGTCGGTTTCGGCATTCCCCTGCTTTGCTGGTTCGTCGTGCTGGTGCTGCTTCTCAGGAAGAAGAAGCAGGCCATGCACGGCGACGCCCGCTTTGCCCGCGCCGGTGACCTGCGCAAGCAAAAGATGCTCGATCCGGCCCCCAACGGCGTCCTCGTCGGCCGCTTCAAGGGCGACCTCGTCCGCCTGCCGGGCCAGCAGTTCGTGATCCTCGCCGCCCCCACCCGCTCGGGCAAGGGCGTGGGCGTCGTCATCCCCAACCTGCTGGACTACCAGGAATCGATCGTCGTCCTGGATATCAAGCAGGAAAACTTCGACCTGACGAGTGGCTGGCGCGCCAGCCAGGGCCAGGAGATCTACCTGTTCAATCCGTTTGCCGAAGATCGCCGCACGCACCGCTGGAACCCGCTGAGCTACGTCTCCAAGGATCCCGCCTTCCGCGTGTCGGACCTGATGAGCATCAGCTCGATGCTCTACCCGGATGGCTCCGACGACCAGAAGTTCTGGGTGAGCCAGGCCCGTAACGCCTTCATGGCCTTCTCCCTGTACCTGTGTGAGAAGTGGGACCACGACGAGGCCAACGGCCTGCCCGACATGCTCCGCGACAAGCCGACGCTGGGCATGATCTACCGCCTCTCGTCCGGCGACGGCACCGACCTGCGTGAGCTCTACAGCGCCCTGTCGCAGAAGCCGTTCCTCAGCGCCAACGCGAAGTCCGCCTTCGCCAACCTTCTGTCGCAGGCGGCCGAGACCTTCGCCTCCATCCTCGGCACCTTCAAGGAACCGTTGAACGCCTGGATCAACCCGGTGCTCGACGCGGCCACCAGCGAAGACGACTTCCTGCTCACCGATGTGCGCAAGAAGCGGATGACCATCTACATCGGCATCCAGCCCAACAAGCTGGCGGAAAGCCGGCTTATCGTGAACCTGTTCTTTAGCCAGCTCATCAACCTCAACACGAAAGAGCTGCCGCAGAACAATCCTGCCCTGAAGCACCAGTGCCTGCTCCTGATGGACGAATTCACCTCCATCGGCAAGGTGGAAATCATCGCCTCGGCAGTGTCGTACATGGCCGGCTACAACATCCGCCTGCTGCCGATCATCCAGAGCATGGCCCAGCTGGACGCTGTCTACGGTAAGGACGTCTCGCGCACGGTCATCACCAACCACGCCCTGCAGATCGTCTACGCCCCGCGCGAACAGCAGGATGCAAACGACTACTCGGAGATGCTCGGCTACACCACCGTGACCAAGAAGAACGTCACCAAGAGCAAGGGCGGCGACACCCACAGCAAGACGGAAGAAAAGCGCGCCCTCATGCTCCCGCAGGAACTGAAGGCCATGGGCACAGACAAGGAAGTGTTCTTCTATGAAGGCATCCCGCACCCGGTGATGTGCGAGAAGATCAAGTACTACCAGGACAAGTACTTCACGTCCCGGCTGATGAATAAGGCTGAGGTGCCGAAGCTGGCGGTGTAA
- a CDS encoding XVIPCD domain-containing protein, whose amino-acid sequence MTISSTDYALLAQDAYQDPVLNKPKILGGVTYEAIDAANDPVTGFQATAYRRSDTGEVVIAYRGTEFDREPVQDGGVDAGMVLAGINIQAPEAELFTARVMEKAKLDADLHHRPLQVTVTGHSLGGTLAEINAAKYGLHGETFNAYGAASLKGIPEGGDTVIDHVRAGDLVSAASPHYGQVRVYAAQQDIDTLQHAGYRDDSGILSLRNPIKATDFDAHAIDNFVPNSKLLGQSIISPENVARYDAHKGMVDRYRDDVADIRKGISAPWEIPKAIGELKDTLEHEAFELAGKGILAVEHGFEHLKEEIGEGIHAVEEKASSAWHTLTHPKEWFEHDKPKVTLDHPDHPDHALFKQAQGAVHTLDASHGRTPDKTSDQVAGSLVVSARRDGLERVDRAVLSDDASRLYGVQGAVDSPLKQVTEVNTATAAQTSLQQSSVAWQQQAEIARRTQATSQAQRTDQQVPPQAPAHGM is encoded by the coding sequence GTGACGATCTCCTCCACTGACTACGCTTTACTCGCCCAAGACGCCTACCAGGATCCCGTCCTCAACAAGCCCAAGATCCTGGGCGGGGTGACGTACGAGGCCATCGATGCCGCAAACGATCCCGTCACCGGCTTTCAGGCGACGGCCTACCGGCGCTCAGATACCGGTGAAGTCGTCATCGCATACCGCGGGACGGAGTTCGATCGCGAACCCGTGCAGGATGGCGGTGTCGATGCAGGCATGGTGCTGGCCGGAATCAATATCCAGGCCCCGGAAGCCGAACTGTTTACCGCACGCGTCATGGAGAAGGCCAAGCTGGATGCTGACCTTCACCATCGCCCGCTGCAGGTGACCGTCACCGGCCATTCCCTCGGCGGCACCCTCGCCGAGATCAACGCCGCGAAATACGGCCTCCATGGCGAAACTTTCAACGCCTACGGCGCTGCCAGCCTCAAGGGCATCCCGGAAGGCGGCGACACGGTGATCGACCACGTCCGTGCCGGCGATCTCGTCAGCGCGGCCAGCCCGCACTACGGGCAGGTGCGCGTTTACGCGGCGCAGCAGGACATCGATACGCTGCAACACGCCGGCTATCGCGATGACAGCGGCATCCTCAGCCTGCGCAACCCGATCAAGGCCACGGATTTCGATGCCCACGCCATCGATAACTTCGTGCCCAACAGCAAGCTGCTCGGGCAGTCGATCATCTCACCGGAAAACGTGGCGCGCTACGACGCCCACAAAGGCATGGTCGACCGCTACCGCGATGACGTGGCCGATATCCGCAAGGGCATCTCGGCCCCGTGGGAAATCCCCAAGGCCATCGGCGAGCTGAAGGACACCCTGGAACACGAGGCCTTCGAACTGGCGGGTAAGGGCATCCTCGCGGTGGAGCACGGCTTCGAACATCTCAAGGAGGAGATCGGCGAAGGCATCCACGCCGTGGAGGAGAAAGCTTCCAGCGCGTGGCATACCCTCACCCATCCCAAGGAATGGTTCGAGCACGACAAACCCAAGGTGACCCTGGACCATCCGGACCACCCCGACCATGCCCTGTTCAAGCAGGCGCAGGGCGCGGTACACACACTCGATGCCTCGCACGGCCGCACTCCCGACAAGACCAGCGACCAGGTCGCCGGCTCGCTGGTGGTATCGGCACGCCGTGACGGCCTTGAGCGGGTAGACCGCGCTGTACTCAGCGATGACGCTAGCCGCCTGTACGGTGTGCAGGGTGCGGTGGACTCGCCGCTGAAGCAGGTCACCGAAGTGAACACCGCCACCGCCGCGCAGACATCGCTCCAGCAGAGCAGCGTGGCCTGGCAGCAACAGGCAGAGATCGCGCGCCGGACCCAGGCGACAAGCCAGGCTCAGCGCACGGACCAGCAGGTGCCGCCGCAGGCACCCGCGCACGGCATGTAA
- a CDS encoding XVIPCD domain-containing protein has product MSYQEVMDTMLPAHGRTAPHITGHYGEVRQKGPHGGSDFNYAGGQSGVNLEHPGIHSPISGEVTFVGGQYGTIKIRDADGNSHEILHTQSQSVKVGQHIEVGDEIGHMGGRGPKGSEQYAQHVHYQMKDANGHAVNPEEFWRHRSPAHPGHAQPVHAAATHAALRHGDNSEHVKAIQTQLNHLGYRDERGHKLVPDGEFGTHTKAAVETFQRAHGLEPDGIVGKKTMDAIHAQERQGPRLDSEAHPDHPLFRQTQAAVHKLDAEQGRTPDHISDRLSAAAVVAARREGMTGVDSAVLNQDGSKVYVVQGEMNSPFKQLAEVNTQQAINTTVEQSSVQWKQVADQQAATQATTQTPHQQATPQQQPTPGL; this is encoded by the coding sequence ATGTCATATCAGGAAGTCATGGACACCATGCTACCCGCCCATGGGCGGACGGCACCTCACATCACCGGCCACTACGGCGAAGTGCGCCAGAAAGGCCCGCACGGCGGCTCGGACTTCAACTACGCCGGCGGCCAATCTGGCGTAAACCTTGAACACCCCGGCATCCACTCGCCCATCAGCGGCGAGGTCACCTTCGTCGGCGGCCAATACGGCACGATCAAGATCCGCGATGCCGATGGCAATAGCCATGAAATCCTGCACACCCAATCGCAGTCGGTAAAGGTGGGTCAGCACATCGAGGTAGGCGACGAGATCGGCCACATGGGTGGTCGCGGCCCGAAAGGCTCCGAGCAGTACGCGCAGCACGTCCACTACCAGATGAAAGACGCCAACGGGCACGCAGTAAATCCCGAAGAGTTCTGGCGCCACCGTTCGCCGGCGCACCCGGGCCACGCGCAACCGGTGCACGCAGCCGCAACGCATGCCGCGCTGCGCCACGGCGATAACAGCGAGCACGTGAAAGCCATCCAGACCCAGCTGAATCACCTCGGCTATCGCGACGAGCGCGGACACAAGCTCGTCCCGGATGGCGAATTCGGCACCCACACCAAAGCCGCCGTAGAAACCTTCCAGCGCGCCCACGGCCTCGAACCCGACGGCATCGTCGGCAAGAAGACCATGGACGCCATTCACGCGCAGGAGCGCCAGGGCCCGCGACTGGATTCGGAAGCGCATCCGGATCACCCGTTGTTCCGCCAGACCCAGGCGGCTGTCCACAAGCTGGACGCCGAACAGGGACGCACCCCGGACCACATCAGCGACCGCCTGTCGGCCGCGGCCGTCGTCGCCGCACGCAGGGAAGGCATGACCGGCGTCGACTCGGCCGTCCTGAACCAGGATGGCAGCAAGGTCTACGTCGTCCAGGGTGAGATGAACTCGCCGTTCAAGCAGCTGGCCGAAGTGAACACGCAGCAGGCGATCAACACCACGGTCGAACAGAGCTCGGTGCAGTGGAAACAGGTGGCCGACCAGCAGGCCGCGACCCAGGCCACGACACAGACGCCACACCAGCAAGCGACGCCCCAGCAGCAGCCCACACCGGGTCTGTAA
- a CDS encoding XVIPCD domain-containing protein has translation MAIDRETQVLTDAYAAGIRDPKELANFMAQVTHESNGLNRLEESFRYTRNTQQIPVQSAWREGAEPLEAARKEALQGKPEKLAELMYGGRNGNDEPGDGWKYHGRGYIQLTGKDNYAAAGKALDLDLVKHPELAAEPQNASKIATWYWENRVPEAARDDVKAATKAVNGKYNGLEDREQRFADWQKRLTPEVMDRLASGQVGHATPTPSAPPADRALKDGMNGEDVRKLQADLARLGYKDAHGNDLHTDGKFGPGTKAALESFQRDHKLDADGVAGPKTREAIAAQKHIDNQKLDKAALTNPANPDNAMFEQARKGVHAIDAAMNRTPDQASANLSAAIAAQAKKDGLSQIDHVVLSDDGSKAYAVQGDLNSPHKKMAEVQTAQAVNTPLEQSASAMANTVRAQTEPSQQQQQTQQPGR, from the coding sequence ATGGCGATTGATCGTGAAACACAAGTCCTTACCGACGCGTATGCGGCCGGTATCCGGGACCCGAAGGAACTGGCCAACTTCATGGCCCAGGTGACCCATGAGTCCAATGGGCTGAACCGGCTCGAAGAAAGCTTCCGCTACACCCGCAACACCCAGCAGATTCCCGTGCAATCGGCATGGCGCGAAGGCGCCGAGCCGCTTGAAGCCGCACGCAAGGAAGCCCTGCAAGGCAAGCCGGAAAAACTTGCCGAACTCATGTACGGCGGCCGCAACGGCAATGATGAGCCGGGCGACGGCTGGAAGTACCACGGCCGCGGCTACATCCAGCTCACCGGCAAGGACAACTACGCCGCGGCCGGCAAGGCGCTCGACCTCGACCTGGTCAAGCACCCGGAGCTTGCCGCCGAACCGCAGAACGCCTCGAAAATCGCTACCTGGTACTGGGAGAACCGCGTCCCGGAAGCGGCGCGCGATGACGTCAAGGCCGCCACCAAGGCCGTCAACGGCAAATACAACGGCCTCGAAGACCGCGAGCAGCGCTTCGCCGACTGGCAAAAGCGCCTCACCCCCGAGGTGATGGACCGCCTTGCCAGCGGCCAGGTCGGCCATGCGACTCCTACTCCCAGCGCCCCGCCTGCCGATCGCGCGCTCAAGGACGGCATGAACGGCGAAGACGTCCGCAAGCTCCAGGCTGACCTCGCCCGCCTCGGTTACAAGGACGCCCACGGCAACGATCTGCATACCGACGGCAAGTTCGGCCCCGGCACGAAGGCCGCCCTCGAATCCTTCCAGCGCGACCATAAGCTGGACGCCGACGGCGTGGCCGGCCCGAAAACCCGCGAGGCCATCGCTGCCCAGAAGCACATCGACAACCAGAAGCTCGACAAGGCGGCCCTGACGAACCCGGCCAACCCCGACAACGCGATGTTCGAGCAGGCCCGCAAGGGCGTCCACGCCATCGACGCCGCGATGAACCGTACACCCGACCAGGCCAGCGCCAACCTGTCGGCAGCCATTGCCGCACAAGCGAAGAAAGACGGCCTGAGCCAGATCGACCATGTTGTTCTCAGCGACGACGGCAGCAAGGCCTACGCGGTGCAAGGCGACCTGAACTCGCCACACAAGAAGATGGCCGAGGTGCAGACCGCCCAGGCTGTCAACACGCCGCTTGAGCAAAGTGCCTCGGCCATGGCTAACACCGTGCGCGCTCAGACTGAACCCAGCCAACAGCAACAACAAACGCAACAGCCTGGCCGGTAA
- a CDS encoding XVIPCD domain-containing protein — MGSKEQFIADLYPAALKVSKETGLSVELTLAQAAGETGWGEKILPGTHNLFNIKADPSWHGPTKTFHVWEIEHGKKVWKDQDFRVYGSYEEAIADRAKFLKENPRYGKAGLFDPGTLGNLEKEADALKKAGYATDPDYATNMRAIYAGRTMRHGIELATGHVQEAGHTAPHATTSTSLKQGAHGDRVHDMQAELIAAGYAKQLGSTVADGKFGQHTEEAVKAFQRDHHLKDDGIVGKNTQEAMHKAASLADPAHAGHPVFRDALAGVQKIDAEHHRPSGPDSHQLAGAVAATAICTGMQRIDSVMLDDQATRLFAIQGELNSPFKQVASVDVLQGLQTPLAQSTQQVDQYLQQAPQAQHTQGQQQPDAPQPQPAQPGM; from the coding sequence ATGGGTAGCAAAGAACAGTTCATAGCCGACCTTTACCCGGCGGCGCTCAAGGTAAGCAAGGAAACCGGCCTCTCCGTGGAGCTCACGCTCGCGCAGGCCGCCGGCGAAACCGGCTGGGGCGAGAAAATCCTCCCCGGCACGCACAACCTGTTCAACATCAAGGCCGACCCCAGCTGGCACGGGCCGACCAAGACCTTCCACGTCTGGGAAATCGAACACGGCAAGAAGGTCTGGAAGGACCAGGACTTTCGTGTGTACGGCTCCTATGAAGAAGCCATCGCCGACCGTGCGAAGTTTCTCAAGGAGAACCCGCGCTACGGCAAGGCCGGCCTGTTCGACCCGGGCACCCTCGGCAACCTCGAGAAGGAAGCCGATGCGCTGAAGAAAGCCGGCTACGCGACGGACCCCGACTACGCCACCAACATGCGCGCGATCTACGCCGGCCGCACCATGCGCCACGGCATCGAGCTCGCCACCGGCCACGTGCAGGAAGCCGGCCACACCGCGCCCCATGCCACCACGAGCACCTCGCTCAAGCAAGGCGCCCACGGCGATCGCGTGCACGACATGCAGGCTGAACTTATCGCCGCGGGGTATGCCAAACAGCTGGGCAGCACCGTCGCCGATGGCAAGTTCGGCCAGCACACCGAGGAGGCGGTAAAGGCGTTCCAGCGCGACCATCACCTGAAGGACGACGGCATCGTCGGCAAGAACACCCAGGAAGCGATGCACAAAGCCGCGTCCCTTGCCGATCCCGCGCACGCAGGACACCCCGTGTTCCGCGATGCTCTGGCCGGTGTGCAGAAGATCGACGCGGAGCACCACCGTCCGTCCGGCCCAGACAGCCACCAGCTTGCCGGCGCGGTGGCGGCCACGGCCATCTGCACGGGCATGCAGCGCATCGACAGCGTGATGCTCGACGACCAGGCCACGCGCCTATTTGCCATACAGGGTGAGCTCAACTCCCCCTTCAAGCAGGTGGCCAGCGTGGATGTGCTGCAAGGACTGCAGACGCCCCTGGCGCAGAGCACGCAGCAGGTGGACCAGTACCTGCAGCAGGCACCGCAGGCGCAGCACACGCAAGGTCAGCAGCAGCCGGACGCGCCGCAGCCGCAACCTGCCCAGCCCGGCATGTGA
- a CDS encoding DUF4189 domain-containing protein, translating into MFSLARLPFFILLIVSCSTYAEGGCPPGQVPQQGNGWMACVPSGSASPSGSSSEFVGPSYEARWIALATDNAKALLGKSSESRTEDAAKGSAMSDCVTQGGTACHVVVTAKNGCVAMVVGDHRLATESAPTKKAAEDKATQSCVSNPDTNCSLYYSACVAPILR; encoded by the coding sequence ATGTTTTCGCTGGCAAGGCTTCCTTTTTTCATTCTGCTGATTGTCAGCTGTAGCACGTACGCAGAGGGAGGCTGCCCACCCGGACAGGTCCCACAGCAAGGGAACGGTTGGATGGCTTGCGTTCCATCTGGCAGTGCTTCACCAAGTGGATCGTCAAGTGAATTTGTCGGCCCTTCGTACGAGGCCCGCTGGATAGCCCTCGCAACCGACAACGCGAAGGCGCTTCTGGGTAAGTCGAGCGAAAGTAGGACCGAAGATGCAGCGAAAGGGAGCGCCATGTCCGACTGCGTGACCCAAGGTGGAACCGCTTGCCATGTTGTCGTAACCGCAAAAAATGGCTGCGTCGCAATGGTTGTTGGCGATCATCGACTAGCGACTGAATCGGCTCCCACAAAGAAAGCAGCCGAGGACAAGGCTACCCAATCGTGTGTCAGCAACCCGGATACCAACTGTAGCCTCTACTATTCGGCTTGCGTCGCTCCCATCCTTCGATGA
- a CDS encoding DUF4189 domain-containing protein has translation MMKRLALLVLSFLFAHVAHAEGGCPPGQYPQQGNGWQSCVPMPQGPPETQGHQFVTPYYEARWASLAVDSTNGAFGSSGESKTEGEAQKSAEAECASKGGRTCHAIATSKNSCVTMVASDTAIFGDGGPTQKAAEEKAMKNCTASNSTNCYVYFSKCVEPVIR, from the coding sequence ATGATGAAACGCCTTGCACTACTTGTGCTTTCGTTCCTCTTCGCGCATGTCGCACACGCAGAGGGAGGCTGCCCACCCGGCCAATATCCGCAGCAAGGGAATGGTTGGCAGTCGTGCGTGCCTATGCCGCAAGGACCACCCGAGACACAAGGTCATCAGTTCGTCACACCGTACTACGAGGCCCGATGGGCGTCGCTCGCCGTGGATTCGACGAATGGGGCCTTTGGTAGCTCTGGTGAGAGCAAGACAGAAGGAGAGGCGCAAAAGAGCGCCGAGGCCGAGTGCGCCTCGAAGGGTGGTCGAACCTGCCACGCCATTGCTACATCAAAAAACTCGTGCGTAACAATGGTCGCAAGTGACACCGCCATCTTCGGTGACGGCGGACCCACGCAGAAAGCGGCTGAAGAGAAGGCCATGAAGAATTGCACAGCGTCGAATTCGACCAATTGCTATGTGTACTTCTCGAAGTGCGTAGAACCCGTCATCCGGTAG
- a CDS encoding DUF4189 domain-containing protein, whose amino-acid sequence MKKLLLFLMLLSCSSACWAEGGCPPGQYPQQGQGWRSCVPIPGQSGGQKNEASVRWPERWQAIATDTTKAILGTSKDLSSMSDAENSAMADCKSKGGTDCRIAISYANGCIAMSVGTTVLSTGYGISKSEAEKSAAAVCTRKGDSTCSVYYSECSYAQRLQ is encoded by the coding sequence ATGAAGAAACTTTTACTCTTTCTCATGCTCCTAAGTTGCTCATCTGCGTGTTGGGCCGAAGGCGGATGTCCGCCTGGCCAGTACCCACAGCAGGGGCAAGGCTGGAGGAGCTGCGTCCCGATCCCGGGCCAATCAGGTGGTCAGAAGAATGAAGCTTCCGTACGTTGGCCTGAACGTTGGCAGGCCATCGCGACCGACACGACTAAGGCGATCCTAGGGACATCGAAAGACTTGTCATCGATGAGTGATGCTGAAAATTCGGCGATGGCCGACTGCAAGTCAAAAGGCGGAACTGATTGCCGCATCGCGATCTCATACGCAAACGGGTGCATCGCCATGTCCGTCGGAACGACGGTCCTCTCCACGGGCTATGGAATCTCAAAATCCGAAGCGGAGAAGTCGGCCGCGGCCGTTTGTACGAGGAAAGGCGATTCAACATGCTCCGTTTACTATTCTGAGTGTAGTTACGCCCAAAGACTGCAGTGA
- a CDS encoding DUF4189 domain-containing protein, translating to MKFLVLSILITFGFIRPAFAEDGCPSGQYPQQGNGWRSCVPAGNSTPQGSDSQFVQPYREARWIALTADTTEGVLGHSADSRTEDEAVRSAIADCTAQGGRSCKVVTSAKNGCIAIAVGDTRFEADSGRTADEASTKVIDECTKYPSKNCKILYSGCVKPVLR from the coding sequence ATGAAATTCCTAGTTCTATCGATCCTCATCACTTTCGGGTTCATTCGTCCAGCATTTGCCGAAGACGGATGCCCGTCGGGGCAATATCCGCAACAAGGAAATGGATGGCGGTCTTGCGTTCCCGCCGGCAATTCAACCCCGCAAGGTAGCGATAGCCAGTTCGTGCAGCCGTACCGGGAAGCACGATGGATAGCGTTAACAGCAGATACGACGGAAGGTGTATTGGGCCATTCAGCTGATAGCCGAACCGAGGATGAGGCTGTGCGAAGTGCTATCGCTGATTGCACCGCGCAAGGCGGTCGTTCCTGCAAGGTGGTGACAAGCGCAAAGAACGGCTGTATTGCAATCGCGGTAGGCGATACACGTTTCGAGGCAGACAGCGGCCGGACGGCCGATGAAGCCAGCACGAAAGTCATCGACGAATGCACGAAATACCCTAGTAAGAACTGCAAAATTCTATATTCCGGCTGCGTGAAACCGGTTCTTCGCTGA
- a CDS encoding DUF4189 domain-containing protein codes for MMAANSQLALLQIATVVTRPRRNSTKLSPPLRSTECDFMKNLFLAFLLLAYSALSFAEGGCPPGQYPQQGQGWKSCIPIPGQSGAVDAPQARWSDRWLAFATDTGQGILGTSINMSTMNLAESAAMDSCKAKGGTACKIALSMSNGCGSLAVGTKVLVTGHGATRDEAEKAAITKCSEDDTNCATLESLCSMAVRVQ; via the coding sequence ATGATGGCGGCAAACAGTCAGCTGGCGCTTTTGCAAATCGCCACAGTGGTAACGCGCCCCCGCCGCAACTCGACCAAGTTAAGTCCGCCCCTCCGCAGTACCGAGTGTGATTTTATGAAGAACCTTTTTCTCGCATTTCTGCTGCTTGCGTATTCGGCATTGTCTTTCGCCGAGGGTGGGTGCCCACCTGGGCAGTATCCGCAACAAGGGCAGGGATGGAAGAGCTGCATACCTATTCCAGGACAATCGGGAGCGGTAGATGCACCTCAAGCTCGGTGGAGTGATCGGTGGCTGGCTTTCGCTACGGACACAGGACAGGGGATCCTCGGCACCTCGATCAACATGTCTACAATGAATCTCGCTGAGTCAGCCGCCATGGACAGCTGCAAAGCAAAGGGCGGTACGGCATGTAAAATTGCGCTCTCAATGTCTAACGGTTGTGGGTCGCTTGCTGTGGGCACCAAGGTATTGGTCACAGGCCACGGAGCGACGAGAGACGAGGCGGAGAAGGCAGCAATTACTAAGTGCTCAGAGGACGACACAAATTGCGCCACACTTGAATCTCTTTGTAGCATGGCCGTAAGGGTCCAGTGA
- a CDS encoding type IV secretion system protein — protein MPNITGYIYFRLVYDYLNKKINDFGVDLMGRMMTWAAGIAMILVTLWIMIQGYRLLTGQSKEPLMATVLNMGRIAVIVGAATTMSVAGKGLHDYLTIGLDKEVHGLFTGDDNKTTADSIDANLAWTQLALSAIDQVQIVPNDAEMLSSKERTTWIATFGSASPPMAAGAMLLLYQFAMALFIGLGPLFILCLIFDQTKDLFRRWLMYGIGTIFSMALLSVVCSIVLELSVKIAEATWGARIVNKILGTDTEGLSSLAMQQGGMGLLLTTLIVSVPPMAAMFFQGTLGSFLTYSAFSGAGGAFGPNGQPAGSWSSHSVARDPASTIGNDGGKQSAGAFANRHSGNAPPPQLDQVKSAPPQYRV, from the coding sequence ATGCCAAATATCACTGGTTACATTTACTTTCGGCTGGTCTACGACTACCTCAACAAGAAGATCAACGACTTTGGTGTTGATCTCATGGGGAGGATGATGACGTGGGCGGCTGGCATTGCCATGATCCTGGTCACGCTCTGGATCATGATCCAGGGATACCGCCTTCTGACCGGCCAGTCGAAGGAGCCGCTGATGGCGACCGTCCTGAACATGGGACGCATCGCAGTGATCGTCGGCGCGGCCACGACCATGTCGGTCGCGGGCAAGGGGCTGCATGACTACCTCACCATCGGCCTCGACAAGGAGGTTCATGGTCTGTTTACCGGTGACGACAACAAGACGACCGCCGACTCCATCGACGCCAACCTGGCGTGGACGCAGCTGGCCCTGAGCGCCATCGACCAGGTACAAATCGTTCCAAATGACGCAGAAATGCTGTCCAGCAAGGAACGGACCACCTGGATCGCCACGTTCGGCAGCGCCAGCCCGCCGATGGCCGCCGGTGCCATGCTCCTGCTCTATCAGTTCGCCATGGCCCTGTTCATCGGCCTTGGGCCCCTGTTCATCCTCTGCCTGATATTCGATCAGACAAAGGACCTCTTCAGGCGCTGGCTCATGTACGGCATCGGCACCATTTTCTCCATGGCTCTACTCAGCGTGGTGTGCAGCATCGTCCTGGAACTCTCCGTCAAGATTGCGGAAGCCACCTGGGGCGCGCGAATCGTCAACAAGATCCTCGGCACGGACACCGAAGGCCTAAGCAGCCTCGCGATGCAGCAAGGCGGCATGGGCTTGCTTCTGACCACGCTGATCGTGTCGGTCCCGCCGATGGCGGCCATGTTCTTCCAGGGCACGCTTGGTAGCTTCCTGACCTACTCGGCATTCTCGGGTGCAGGCGGCGCGTTTGGGCCTAATGGGCAGCCGGCTGGGTCTTGGTCGTCGCATTCGGTTGCTAGAGACCCTGCGTCCACGATCGGAAATGATGGCGGCAAACAGTCAGCTGGCGCTTTTGCAAATCGCCACAGTGGTAACGCGCCCCCGCCGCAACTCGACCAAGTTAAGTCCGCCCCTCCGCAGTACCGAGTGTGA